A genome region from Maylandia zebra isolate NMK-2024a linkage group LG6, Mzebra_GT3a, whole genome shotgun sequence includes the following:
- the LOC101486450 gene encoding dynactin subunit 6 isoform X2: protein MIEWLNGASHRTSSFTMADKQNAQKSVKIATGAVVCVESEIRGDVTIGARTVVHPKARIIAEAGPIVIGEGNLIEEQALIINSYPENIIPDSEVEPKTMTIGINNVFEVGCVSQALKIGDNNVIESKADVGRNVILTSGCIIGAFCQVNTCEVIPENTVIYGSGCMRRVQTERPQPQTLQLDFLMKILPNYHHLKKTVKAGHAAS from the exons ATGATCGAGTGGCTCAACGGTGCCTCCCATCGGACTTCATCGTTCACAATGGCAGACAAACAAAATGCTCAGAAGAG TGTCAAGATAGCAACTGGAGCCGTGGTTTGTGTTGAAAGCGAAATCCGAGGAGACGTTACCATAG GCGCCAGGACCGTGGTCCACCCAAAAGCTCGCATCATTGCTGAGGCAGGACCCATTGTCATCGGAGAAGGCAACTTGATTGAAGAGCAAGCTCTGATCATTAACAG TTACCCAGAAAATATTATACCTGATTCTGAGGTGGAACCAAAAACAATGACCATCGGTATCAACAACGTCTTTGAAGTTGGCTGTG TATCGCAAGCTTTAAAAATTGGAGACAACAATGTGATTGAATCTAAAG CGGATGTTGGCAGGAATGTAATCCTCACCAGTGGCTGTATAATTGGAGCCTTCTGTCAGGTCAACACTTGTGAGGTCATACCCGAGAACACGGTCATCTACGGCTCTGGATGTATGAGGAGGGTGCAGACTGAGAGACCCCAG CCACAGACTCTTCAGCTCGATTTTCTGATGAAGATCTTGCCAAACTACCACCATTTGAAG
- the LOC101486450 gene encoding dynactin subunit 6 isoform X1 yields the protein MKDSKSMIEWLNGASHRTSSFTMADKQNAQKSVKIATGAVVCVESEIRGDVTIGARTVVHPKARIIAEAGPIVIGEGNLIEEQALIINSYPENIIPDSEVEPKTMTIGINNVFEVGCVSQALKIGDNNVIESKADVGRNVILTSGCIIGAFCQVNTCEVIPENTVIYGSGCMRRVQTERPQPQTLQLDFLMKILPNYHHLKKTVKAGHAAS from the exons ATGAAG GACTCTAAATCGATGATCGAGTGGCTCAACGGTGCCTCCCATCGGACTTCATCGTTCACAATGGCAGACAAACAAAATGCTCAGAAGAG TGTCAAGATAGCAACTGGAGCCGTGGTTTGTGTTGAAAGCGAAATCCGAGGAGACGTTACCATAG GCGCCAGGACCGTGGTCCACCCAAAAGCTCGCATCATTGCTGAGGCAGGACCCATTGTCATCGGAGAAGGCAACTTGATTGAAGAGCAAGCTCTGATCATTAACAG TTACCCAGAAAATATTATACCTGATTCTGAGGTGGAACCAAAAACAATGACCATCGGTATCAACAACGTCTTTGAAGTTGGCTGTG TATCGCAAGCTTTAAAAATTGGAGACAACAATGTGATTGAATCTAAAG CGGATGTTGGCAGGAATGTAATCCTCACCAGTGGCTGTATAATTGGAGCCTTCTGTCAGGTCAACACTTGTGAGGTCATACCCGAGAACACGGTCATCTACGGCTCTGGATGTATGAGGAGGGTGCAGACTGAGAGACCCCAG CCACAGACTCTTCAGCTCGATTTTCTGATGAAGATCTTGCCAAACTACCACCATTTGAAG